From the genome of Populus trichocarpa isolate Nisqually-1 chromosome 15, P.trichocarpa_v4.1, whole genome shotgun sequence, one region includes:
- the LOC7453766 gene encoding peroxisomal membrane protein PEX14 isoform X2, translating into MATQSSEPSPANPAHQNPENVQPSTGVQQGAGAEAIKQSPPSVFVNSEPMREEQVQNAVKFLSHPKVRGSPVMYRRSFLEKKGLTKEEIDEAFRRVPDPTPSTQATSSSQEGQVISTPNVQPPAPAQTLQPVAAAPTGVISTMRTLTQHQFNWHHAVAAVGLLAVSGAGTAVLVKKTIIPRLKSWIRKVVLEEEDDSVMKTNTKLSLAEEAAAAAKAAAAAAADVARASQEMLNSKNEEKICFKEFMNMLDVQVQEMKSMSTAIHRLEGQTDYRVRNSLADQEDYRASVANPKQTFTNGKAEFDLRSGRSSSQPMSAQASVAAHPKSFMEIMDQRGEKPANIRDINDQPPNPYQQISNPRIASRTKPWEVGRAQNNSSQVLESQAGREGLNSNVQDSGVDQLDGESTEPWWQQKNARITEIENGDEIKAGPFGAQTSEQPVRRAWVPPQPPPVVMPEAAEAIRRPKQSIQKEQSEDDQSVSHPIDTADELQRITKISESGGAVEINGGGSVLNSSEIQEEQEQIHEN; encoded by the exons ATGGCGACTCAATCATCGGAACCTTCTCCTGCAAATCCTGCCCATCAAAACCCAG AGAATGTACAGCCATCAACTGGGGTTCAGCAGGGTGCTGGGGCTGAGGCTATCAAGCAAAGTCCTCCATCTGTCTTTGTGAACTCAGAACCTATGCGAGAGGAACAAGTGCAGAATGCTGTGAAGTTTCTTTCGCACCCAAAAGTTAGGGGCTCTCCTGTTATGTATAGAAGATCGTTTCTTGAGAAGAAGGGCCTCACTAAGGAAGAGATAGATGAAGCTTTTCGGCGTGTGCCg GACCCAACCCCAAGCACACAGGCAACCAGTTCTAGTCAAG AGGGTCAGGTGATATCAACACCAAATGTTCAGCCACCAGCCCCAGCACAAACCCTGCAACCTGTAGCAGCTGCTCCTACTGGTGTCATTTCTACAATGAGGACTTTGACTCAACATCAATTTAACTGGCATCATGCTGTTGCTGCTGTAGGACTGCTGGCAGTTTCAGGTGCTGGAACAGCTGTGTTAGTTAAG AAAACTATTATTCCCAGGCTGAAGTCTTGGATACGCAAGGTTGTgttggaagaagaagatgacagCGTGATGAAAACTAATACAAAGCTAAGTTTGGCAGAAGAAGCAGCGGCAGCTGCcaaagcagcagcagctgcagcGGCTGATGTTGCACGAGCGAGCCAGGAAATGTTGAATTCGAAAAATGAAG AGAAGATATGCTTCAAGGAATTTATGAATATGTTAGATGTGCAAGTACAGGAAATGAAGTCAATGAGTACTGCTATACATAGATTGGAAG GACAAACAGATTACCGTGTGAGAAACTCTCTTGCTGATCAAGAAGATTATAGAGCCTCAGTGGCAAATCCAAAG cAAACATTTACCAATGGCAAGGCAGAGTTTGATTTGCGTTCAG GGAGATCTTCATCACAGCCCATGTCTGCTCAAGCCTCTGTTGCAGCACACCCAAAGTCATTTATGGAG ATCATGGACCAGAGAGGGGAGAAACCTGCCAATATCAGA GATATCAATGATCAACCACCCAACCCTTACCAGCAAATTTCAAATCCTCGCATAGCATCTAGAACGAAG CCCTGGGAGGTTGGTCGAGCTCAAAACAACTCAAGCCAAGTGCTTGAGTCTCAAGCGGGCAGAGAAGGTTTGAATTCCAATGTACAAGACAGTGGTGTCGATCAGTTAGATGGCGAGAGCACTGAACCCTGGTGGCAGCAGAAAAATGCCAGAATCACAGAGATAGAAAATGGAGATGAAATAAAAGCTGGACCTTTTGGTGCACAAACCAGCGAGCAACCAGTTAGGCGTGCATGGGTCCCTCCACAGCCACCCCCTGTCGTGATGCCTGAAGCAGCTGAAGCCATCAGACGACCAAAACAATCAATTCAGAAAGAACAGTCAGAAGATGATCAATCTGTGTCTCATCCAATAGACACAGCTGATGAGCTACAGaggataacaaaaatatcagaaTCAGGAGGTGCAGTGGAGATTAATGGTGGGGGGTCAGTGCTGAACTCAAGTGAGATACAGGAGGAGCAAGAACAAATCCATGAGAACTAG
- the LOC7453765 gene encoding carbonic anhydrase 2, whose translation MSNLSHEGAIEGSKKLLIDNEKDDQLNKEVEAKIEKLIGELQGKRLPDHCDPVGRILEGFHRFKTTKFDKYPELYRELAEGQSPKFLVFACSDSRVSPSHVLDFQPGEAFMVRNIANLVPAFNQLRYSGVGATIEYAVATLGVENILVIGHSRCGGIERLMTLPEDGSTANDFVDDWVKIGLPAKAKVEAEFGHLPLPEQIHKCEKEAVNLSLINLQTYPYVQERMAEGALALRGGYYDFVKGCFELWEVKSTVTPPISTCCK comes from the exons ATGAGTAATCTGTCACATGAAGGGGCTATTGAAGGATCGAAGAAGCTTCTAATTGATAA TGAAAAGGATGACCAGTTGAACAAGGAGGTTGAGGCAAAAATTGAGAAGCTGATAGGTGAGTTGCAAGGGAAAAGGCTCCCTGATCACTGTGATCCAGTTGGAAGAATTCTGGAGGGGTTTCATCGCTTCAAGACCACTAAATTTGA CAAGTATCCAGAGTTGTACCGTGAACTTGCAGAAGGCCAGTCCCCCAAG TTTCTGGTTTTCGCATGCTCTGATTCCCGGGTTAGCCCTTCTCATGTCCTGGACTTCCAACCTGGTGAAGCCTTCATGGTCCGCAACATCGCTAACCTGGTTCCTGCATTTAACCAG TTGAGATACTCTGGAGTTGGAGCAACTATTGAATATGCTGTGGCGACTTTGGGG GTAGAAAATATCTTGGTCATTGGACATAGTCGCTGTGGTGGGATAGAGAGGCTTATGACTCTCCCAGAGGATGGTTCGACTGCTAA TGACTTCGTAGATGATTGGGTCAAAATCGGTTTACCTGCCAAGGCCAAGGTCGAAGCTGAGTTTGGGCATCTTCCACTTCCTGAACAGATCCATAAATGTGAAAAg GAGGCTGTGAATTTATCACTGATAAACTTACAGACATACCCATATGTTCAAGAAAGGATGGCAGAGGGAGCTCTAGCACTGAGGGGTGGCTATTATGATTTTGTTAAAGGGTGTTTCGAGCTCTGGGAGGTCAAGTCCACCGTTACGCCGCCCATCTCCACGTGTTGCAAATAG
- the LOC7453766 gene encoding peroxisomal membrane protein PEX14 isoform X1 — MATQSSEPSPANPAHQNPENVQPSTGVQQGAGAEAIKQSPPSVFVNSEPMREEQVQNAVKFLSHPKVRGSPVMYRRSFLEKKGLTKEEIDEAFRRVPDPTPSTQATSSSQVEGQVISTPNVQPPAPAQTLQPVAAAPTGVISTMRTLTQHQFNWHHAVAAVGLLAVSGAGTAVLVKKTIIPRLKSWIRKVVLEEEDDSVMKTNTKLSLAEEAAAAAKAAAAAAADVARASQEMLNSKNEEKICFKEFMNMLDVQVQEMKSMSTAIHRLEGQTDYRVRNSLADQEDYRASVANPKQTFTNGKAEFDLRSGRSSSQPMSAQASVAAHPKSFMEIMDQRGEKPANIRDINDQPPNPYQQISNPRIASRTKPWEVGRAQNNSSQVLESQAGREGLNSNVQDSGVDQLDGESTEPWWQQKNARITEIENGDEIKAGPFGAQTSEQPVRRAWVPPQPPPVVMPEAAEAIRRPKQSIQKEQSEDDQSVSHPIDTADELQRITKISESGGAVEINGGGSVLNSSEIQEEQEQIHEN; from the exons ATGGCGACTCAATCATCGGAACCTTCTCCTGCAAATCCTGCCCATCAAAACCCAG AGAATGTACAGCCATCAACTGGGGTTCAGCAGGGTGCTGGGGCTGAGGCTATCAAGCAAAGTCCTCCATCTGTCTTTGTGAACTCAGAACCTATGCGAGAGGAACAAGTGCAGAATGCTGTGAAGTTTCTTTCGCACCCAAAAGTTAGGGGCTCTCCTGTTATGTATAGAAGATCGTTTCTTGAGAAGAAGGGCCTCACTAAGGAAGAGATAGATGAAGCTTTTCGGCGTGTGCCg GACCCAACCCCAAGCACACAGGCAACCAGTTCTAGTCAAG TAGAGGGTCAGGTGATATCAACACCAAATGTTCAGCCACCAGCCCCAGCACAAACCCTGCAACCTGTAGCAGCTGCTCCTACTGGTGTCATTTCTACAATGAGGACTTTGACTCAACATCAATTTAACTGGCATCATGCTGTTGCTGCTGTAGGACTGCTGGCAGTTTCAGGTGCTGGAACAGCTGTGTTAGTTAAG AAAACTATTATTCCCAGGCTGAAGTCTTGGATACGCAAGGTTGTgttggaagaagaagatgacagCGTGATGAAAACTAATACAAAGCTAAGTTTGGCAGAAGAAGCAGCGGCAGCTGCcaaagcagcagcagctgcagcGGCTGATGTTGCACGAGCGAGCCAGGAAATGTTGAATTCGAAAAATGAAG AGAAGATATGCTTCAAGGAATTTATGAATATGTTAGATGTGCAAGTACAGGAAATGAAGTCAATGAGTACTGCTATACATAGATTGGAAG GACAAACAGATTACCGTGTGAGAAACTCTCTTGCTGATCAAGAAGATTATAGAGCCTCAGTGGCAAATCCAAAG cAAACATTTACCAATGGCAAGGCAGAGTTTGATTTGCGTTCAG GGAGATCTTCATCACAGCCCATGTCTGCTCAAGCCTCTGTTGCAGCACACCCAAAGTCATTTATGGAG ATCATGGACCAGAGAGGGGAGAAACCTGCCAATATCAGA GATATCAATGATCAACCACCCAACCCTTACCAGCAAATTTCAAATCCTCGCATAGCATCTAGAACGAAG CCCTGGGAGGTTGGTCGAGCTCAAAACAACTCAAGCCAAGTGCTTGAGTCTCAAGCGGGCAGAGAAGGTTTGAATTCCAATGTACAAGACAGTGGTGTCGATCAGTTAGATGGCGAGAGCACTGAACCCTGGTGGCAGCAGAAAAATGCCAGAATCACAGAGATAGAAAATGGAGATGAAATAAAAGCTGGACCTTTTGGTGCACAAACCAGCGAGCAACCAGTTAGGCGTGCATGGGTCCCTCCACAGCCACCCCCTGTCGTGATGCCTGAAGCAGCTGAAGCCATCAGACGACCAAAACAATCAATTCAGAAAGAACAGTCAGAAGATGATCAATCTGTGTCTCATCCAATAGACACAGCTGATGAGCTACAGaggataacaaaaatatcagaaTCAGGAGGTGCAGTGGAGATTAATGGTGGGGGGTCAGTGCTGAACTCAAGTGAGATACAGGAGGAGCAAGAACAAATCCATGAGAACTAG
- the LOC7457738 gene encoding 1-deoxy-D-xylulose 5-phosphate reductoisomerase, chloroplastic — protein MALNFLSPAEIKAISFLDSTKSNHIPKLPGRLGLKRKDCRGRRIQCSVQNQNQPPPAWPGRAFPEPGRKTWDGPKPISIVGSTGSIGTQTLDIVTENPDKFTVVALAAGSNVTLLADQVRRFKPQLVAVRNESLVDELKEALADVEEKPEIIPGEQGVIEVARHPDAVSVVTGIVGCAGLKPTVAAIEAGKDICLANKETLIAGGPFVLPLAHKHNVKILPADSEHSAIFQCIQGLPEGALRRIILTASGGAFRDWPVEKLKEVKVADALKHPNWSMGKKITVDSATLFNKGLEVIEAHYLFGADYDNIDIVIHPQSIIHSMIETQDSSVLAQLGWPDMRLPILYTLSWPERVYCSEITWPRLDLCKLGSLTFKAPDNVKYPSMDLAYTAGRAGGTMTGVLSAANEKAVEMFIDEKISYLDIFKVVELTCDKHQAEFVASPSLEEIIHYDLWAREFAASLQHSSGPSPVLA, from the exons ATGGcacttaattttctttctccagCTGAAATCAAGGCTATCTCTTTCTTGGATTCTACTAAATCCAATCACATACCTAAGcttccag GTAGGCTTGGTTTGAAGAGGAAGGATTGTCGAGGGAGAAGAATTCAATGTTCTGTTCAGAATCAGAATCAGCCACCTCCAGCTTGGCCAGGAAGAGCGTTTCCAGAACCTGGACGCAAGACCTGGGATGGTCCTAAGCCTATATCAATTGTTGGATCTACTGGTTCCATTGGAACTCAG ACATTGGACATAGTAACAGAGAATCCAGATAAATTCACAGTCGTGGCACTGGCAGCTGGTTCAAATGTTACTCTTCTTGCTGATCAG GTGAGGAGATTCAAACCTCAACTAGTTGCTGTTAGAAATGAGTCATTAGTTGATGAACTCAAAGAGGCTCTGGCTGATGTCGAGGAAAAGCCTGAGATTATTCCTGGGGAGCAAGGAGTTATCGAG GTTGCTCGTCATCCAGATGCTGTCAGTGTAGTTACAGGAATAGTAGGTTGTGCAGGCCTAAAG CCTACGGTTGCTGCGATAGAAGCAGGAAAAGACATATGCTTGGCCAATAAAGAGACACTAATTGCTGGAGGTCCTTTTGTCCTCCCTCTTGCTCACAAACATAACGTAAAAATTCTTCCAGCTGATTCTGAACATTCTGCCATTTTTCAg TGTATTCAGGGCCTGCCTGAGGGTGCATTGCGGCGCATCATTTTAACTGCTTCTGGTGGGGCTTTCAG GGATTGGCctgttgaaaaattgaaagaagttAAAGTAGCTGATGCTTTGAAGCATCCCAACTGGAGTATGGGTAAAAAGATTACTGTAGACTCTGCTACCCTTTTCAACAAG GGTTTAGAAGTCATTGAAGCCCACTATTTGTTTGGAGCCGATTATGATAATATTGATATCGTAATTCATCCACAGTCTATAATACATTCAATGATTGAAACACAG GATTCATCTGTTCTTGCACAATTGGGGTGGCCTGATATGCGCTTGCCTATCCTTTACACCTTGTCATGGCCAGAGAGAGTTTACTGTTCTGAAATTACTTGGCCTCGCCTTGATCTTTGCAA GCTTGGATCACTAACTTTTAAAGCTCCCGACAATGTAAAATACCCATCTATGGATCTTGCCTATACTGCTGGACGGGCTGGAGGCACCATGACAGGAGTCCTCAGTGCTGCTAACGAGAAAGCTGTAGAAATGTTCATTGATGAAAA gaTAAGCTATCTTGACATTTTCAAGGTTGTGGAGCTAACATGTGATAAGCACCAAGCAGAATTTGTGGCCTCACCCTCTCTGGAGGAAATTATACATTATGACTTGTGGGCGCGAGAATTTGCTGCTAGCTTGCAACACTCTTCCGGTCCAAGTCCTGTTCTTGCTTGA